The Candidatus Binataceae bacterium region TTGTCGAGCGCCTGAGCGAGGCCGCGCGCTACCGACGGCAGGCTTTCGAGCACCGAGAGCGGCCGGATGTAGGTGCGGATCGTGAAGAGGACGTCGCCCGAGCGGGGCAGCCGCCGCAAAGTCTGCCGCTCCGATCTGATCCACAGCTTGCGCCCGGCGTTCTCGGCGGTGATCTCGGCGTTGTGTCCCTGTGCGAAGCGGCGCTGCTTGAGATAAAGGTCCGGTGCGTCCACGATACTCCAGTTCGAGCGCCACGAAGGCTTGTAGGCCTTGAGCCCCACCATGTAGCGGTCCGAAGGCGCAGCCAGCTTTTCGTCGTAGCCGGGGACCGCTCCATGGATCGCGGCCATCGGCAGGCCGAACTTTTCCGTAAGCTCCCAGCGCAGTGGAAAGCATACCGATCCGGCGCTCAGCAGATAGGTGCCCTTGCCGTCGGGGCTCATCAGGCAAAGGTCTTCCTGGATAAGCCGCGCGGCGAGGTCGAGCGGCGCGGCGCTGAAGTCCCCGACCCGCCAGCTTTCGCCATTGATGAGATTGTCGATACGGGTGTCAGGATCAATTACGTTCCCCGCGCGCACCAAAGCGCCGTGGGTGATGCGAAAGAAGTCCGGATAGCACGCCGCCAGATGGTCGAGCAGCGTCTCCAGCACTTCGGCCTGGCCGGGTAAGCTTTCCGGGAGCGCGCAGAACACCTTGTCGTACTCTTCGCGCAGGCGGCGCGCCTTTTCGCGCATCTCGGCGACGTAGTGCTCGTCGATGTCGAGCCAGGTCTCTTCGGCCATCGGAACCAGGCCGAGCGCGAAACTGTAGTTGCCCTCGGCGAAGGGGTAGCGCATGTACTTGCCGAGCATCCCGGCGCTCTCGGCCGGCTGGTCTTTTATCGCCTGATTAATCATCGAAGCGAATACAACCTTATTAGCTCTTCGCCGGATGGTCGAGTCCTCCCGCGCTGCCCAGGATCTTCTCTCGCGGCCCGGTGGTGCTCCGGCAAGCGGCGGCCGCACGCAAATCCTTCGCCTGCACATTCCCCGCATCTGTGATAATTGGGATTGTTCCGGACCCGCTCAGATTGAGAGGAGCTTTCACGATGAGCGAGCTTGAGGAAATTGTCCGCACTGCCTGCCCGCGCGACTGTTATGACACCTGCGGGGTCGCGGTTCACAAGCGCAACGGAGCGATCGAGTCGGTGCGCGGCGACCCGGCGCATTTCGTCAGCCAGGGCCAGCTCTGCGTCAAATGTTCGATCGGTTACAACAATGAATGGCTGGATCCGCACGCGCGCCTGACCCGGCCGCTCCGCCGCGTCGGGCGCAAGGGCGAGGGACGTTTCGAGCCGGTATCGTGGGACGCGGCGATCGCGGCGATCGCCGACCGGCTGAAGAAAATCTCCGCGAGTGCCGGGCCGCAAGCGATCCTCAATACGCACTACAGCGGCACCATCTCGCTAATCGGATATCTTTTCCCCACGCGCTTCTTCAACCGGCTCGGCGCGACCGAGGTCAGTCCCGACACGATTTGCAACATGGCGGGCCACGTCGCCTTGCACTACGTGTACGGCACATCGGTGAGCGGCTTCGATCCGCGCACCGGCGACGCCGCCGCGTGCATCCTCGTATGGGGCGCCAATCCTTCAGCCTCGGGTCCGCACGTGCAGGAGCACTGGCTCGAGAAGCTGCCGGGCAAGGTCGTGGTGATCGATCCGGTGCG contains the following coding sequences:
- a CDS encoding DUF3445 domain-containing protein; amino-acid sequence: MINQAIKDQPAESAGMLGKYMRYPFAEGNYSFALGLVPMAEETWLDIDEHYVAEMREKARRLREEYDKVFCALPESLPGQAEVLETLLDHLAACYPDFFRITHGALVRAGNVIDPDTRIDNLINGESWRVGDFSAAPLDLAARLIQEDLCLMSPDGKGTYLLSAGSVCFPLRWELTEKFGLPMAAIHGAVPGYDEKLAAPSDRYMVGLKAYKPSWRSNWSIVDAPDLYLKQRRFAQGHNAEITAENAGRKLWIRSERQTLRRLPRSGDVLFTIRTYIRPLSVLESLPSVARGLAQALD